In a genomic window of Rhinolophus ferrumequinum isolate MPI-CBG mRhiFer1 chromosome 2, mRhiFer1_v1.p, whole genome shotgun sequence:
- the RTP2 gene encoding receptor-transporting protein 2 — protein MSTSLTTCEWKKVFYEKMEVAKPADSWELIIDPNLKLHELAPGWKQYVEQHASGRFHCSWCWHTWQSAHVVILFHMHLDRARRLGSVRMRVFKQLCYECGTARLDESSMLEENIESLVDNLITSLREQCYGEDGGQYRIHVASRPDSGPHRGEFCEACQEGIEHWKPGEKLLEEEATYTPGASKTRAQEGSGYNFFSLRWCLFWASLCLLVVYLQLSFRGSAFL, from the exons ATGTCTACCAGCCTGACCACTTGCGAGTGGAAGAAAGTGTTTTATGAGAAGATGGAGGTAGCAAAGCCAGCTGACAGCTGGGAACTCATCATAGACCCGAACCTCAAGCTCCATGAGCTGGCACCTGGCTGGAAGCAGTACGTGGAGCAGCATGCCTCAGGCAG GTTTCACTGCTCCTGGTGCTGGCACACCTGGCAGTCAGCCCACGTGGTCATCCTCTTCCACATGCACCTGGACCGCGCCCGCAGACTGGGATCTGTGCGCATGCGTGTCTTCAAGCAGCTGTGCTACGAGTGCGGCACCGCGCGGCTGGACGAGTCGAGCATGCTGGAGGAGAACATTGAAAGCCTGGTGGACAACCTCATCACCAGCCTGCGCGAGCAGTGCTACGGGGAGGATGGCGGCCAGTACCGCATCCACGTGGCCAGCCGCCCGGATAGCGGCCCGCACCGCGGCGAGTTCTGTGAGGCCTGCCAGGAGGGCATCGAGCACTGGAAACCCGGAGAGAAGCTGCTGGAGGAGGAGGCGACCTACACCCCTGGTGCCTCCAAGACAAGGGCCCAGGAGGGCTCGGGCTACAACTTTTTCTCTCTTCGCTGGTGCCTCTTCTGGGCCTCCCTCTGCCTGCTCGTGGTCTACCTGCAGCTCTCCTTCCGAGGCTCTGCTTTCCTTTAG